The sequence atttttttatgttaaagttaatatacttttataataatataattatatatatataaatgtgtgtacaATAAGAAAtgattgtcttttttttgcCTTCTTTTTTAtccttatttattattaatattagcACTATTATTTTGCtatattaaaatctattttagGATTGATTTCTATTTACTCAGTTTTACATATATTTCAGTTTCAAAACATTACACCGATCATTAGGGTTCATAGGGGTCGTCTCAGTTTCATGTCTTCAACCATGTTGGTTTTGCTACACTGTCACTCCGTATGAGTCTTTTAATCTCATTATTAATCTGgacaattttttcatttttgtctccCAAATGACTGGGCAGATGCTCACTCTGCTGTAAACATCAAGATCAGactaactctctctctatctttctctgcAGAAATTGAAAAGTTCCAGaaagatgaagacaaagaggatgAGAAGTTCATTGACGTGGTCATTAATAAGAACATGAAACTGGGCCAGAAGGTGTTGATCCCAGTAAAACAGTTTCCCAAAGTGAGTATGACGGTCTATTATAGTGTTTTATCTGGTATATATGGCATCATACGGTATCGACCGGTTTCTGTTATTCACTCAAACAACAGCtttccatgttttattttcatatgcaTGTAAGTAATCAGTTTGAATGTGCATCGGACTGAGGAAGCTTCCCCAGTTGACCCCAGTTCTTCCTCATCTACCCTACTTAAGTCGTTTCAACAGTATACATGATacaagacattttttacatgATACCAATATGGAActtgacaaaaaatgaaatgacagtTCATAAGCTGTTCTTTGCCAGACGAGATTGGTTTGTTCACACATGACCGTTATggttaaagctttatttaatgAAGTGTTGAGCACTTGATTTTGCAGCGGTTGCAAAATCTTTGATTTCTTAAAATCTAGATGACTACACGCAGTGCGGTGTAGGTCCATAATGTGATGACTCTGTAAAATCGAAGCAGAAATCCTTGGCGTATGTCATTGCGGAGGGCACGTTTCTTTTCGCAGCTGATAGCCTTTATGTCTTTCATATTTTCCGCTCATGCAGTCGTTCAAAGGCATAAAAAGCACTTCACGGCACAGATGCATTTTAATAGCAACGTGATTTCGATATTGAACGAGACGCAGGGCGATTCCAGCAAATGGTCCTAATTTCCATATTGTTGCTGTCGAGTGTGTTATTTGATGACTTTTTTCGTTCACAGATGTGGAGGTGATCGTGACCTTGATGGCGGAATACCACATTatcatgactgtgtgtgtgtgttctccaATCGTAATTTAATGGATTTTTTGGTTTGGATGGTTTTTAATTCCTGTTgttgcagagagagagacatacaggaagagagagagagagagagcagcatGTGTTAATGTCAGACTCGGAAAAAATGCTTTCTTACATAGTGAAAGAGTTTTAGATAGATATGATTTAAACAACGTAAGTGTGAGTTTGTTTTTCAATGAAGACACGGAGAAAGAGAGTGAAGGggaaataataatataacattatgagagaaaagaacacacatttgtttaatcATATCGCAGACCTTTCATTACCTTCTGTTGTTATTATATTGAGCTTGTGATATTTTCTGCCCCTGAAACGAACCCTCAGAAACCCTTTCTGCTGCTTAATATCTccattgtttattatatttattaagctGCTTGTCTTATGGGGGCCGTCGGCTTCCCACAATGTAGCTGATTTCAGGTTTTACTGCACATGTGGGATCATTTGCTTCTCACAATGTTGGCAAAACCCGTCCACAAACACGTTTACTCGCTTGTTAACTCATCGCATGTTCACTTATGACTAGCGGACTGTTTTTCAAGGACAATTACTGAAGGATAAACTCCCATAACACCAAACcagttttaacaaataaattagcttatttttcatgacaaaaaagtgaaaagacacgcacacacatttaaGCGCACACTGTTAaatcacattaacattttaacccACAATTCGTGCCCCAACAGTGACAACAGATGGACCGAATACACACATTTGTGCACGTATGCACACAgtcgcacacacacgcacgcacgcacgcacgcaggCACATTCAGAAAGTGATAATGTGTGTATGAGCTATTTTTGCAGAAGGTGTGTAAATGGGTTCTGGGATCCCTGAGGGAGTGTGTTGAGGAGGGTAAcgcattaaacacacacaaacttacaCACAATATCAAAGCCCCaccaaaaatacacacaaacacactttaccCCCACATTAGAGGTCTGTTACCCATGAACTGTGCACAACAAGACCAAATAAAcgggtacacacacacacacacaattgggTTGCGACTTGCATCGCTCAGAgacaaaaaaatagaaatggaGTACCATGGTGCTCCTGCAGGATGATTGCGTACTAGACAATTTGAAATTCTTGTCTCTTTATGACTTTCTATTCTATTGGAATGTAAAATGGAGATCCTGAGAACAGTGTTCTCTCACACGTCCTTCTCAGTTTACCTGCTAAGCCACCACTCCTCCGCTAACGCACCGGTGACATTTCTGTGCTCTTGGCGAGCTCAGGTGACGTCTCCCGACCTCAGCAGTGACTGACAGCATCTGCTGATGCGTCGGGTCTGTCATAGCGATACAATTTAGGACAGCCGTTCGGCAGAAAGATTCCGATGTCAGGTCTGGTAAATGAAATTTCATCTTGGAGCTAAAGGGGATGTCAGCGCGCAGGAGCCCTCGCCGCTACGCCGGCAACGATCGGCCACTTCAAATAAAGCAATTATCGGCGGCGGAGCGAGAATGCCAGTGTAATGTCACACGGCGTCGCGCTAAACAGATTGTCTTTGACAGCTCTGATGACTGTAGACACTAATGCGCTGTTTAGGGCTTCAGACGGCTACTGGGGGAAGACAAATTCAATTTGTCCGATCTGACAGGTGGATGCTGAGAGAGATGGAGGGGGGTGTGATGAATCTGATTGGAATAGTTTTACTTCTTAACATCACTTCTAGCTCTGTTTATACGGCATACGAGTtcataagaaataaacacttggtTGGTCGCATACTATACAGTTGCTGGTTTCAACTCAAGGACTTcgcttaaaggaatagttcaccaaaatattGAAATTCTGCACACGCCTAAACACACATCTTGatcaaacaaacagagcaaGACTGATATTTCCATAAGATAAACAAAatgagttaaatatatgacacATGGGTTCCTTtgtttttgagaaaaatgtgattttgcATTAGCATCAGGACACTATCAGCTAAAGGATCGGCAAATTGCCCTCATTACCTGATGCAATctgcaattaaaatgaatttataatgAATGTCATGGAGAGATATAGAAAAATACACCCGTCGGGTACTTTGTCCTCCTTCCATATAGGCTACAGTAAGCATTAAAAGCTTCCTTTCTACATTAGCTGTGTTTTATCAGATAACTGTTATCTTTTCCCTGGGGATGTTTTTGTCTCAAGACTGTATGATTTACCTCCACGATGGTGATctttttggaaaaaatacaatttatactttaaactttaaacaaaccCCCTAACCAAGCGACCATCAACAcggagaaaaaaaaataaaattacaataaattacaatagCTTACGCCTACACCTACCCCAACCATAAACCTAACcattcaataaaaaaagctATTACCTTTTGTcagcataataaaaaatgtgcgatattgaagtgcgcatgcccagtggaggtagctgtatcccttctagccacaACAGGTTTATGCACATGCTCGAAGTCTTTCTCCATTTTTAGTGTAACAGAATTACAGCACCTTATACTGATTTGGCATGTAGGCTACATCGTATTGATTCGGTTTCGTGTGTACGCAGGTGCTTCTTGAGCCAATGCCGTGTTTATGGAATTTAAAGGAAAAGCTCTGGCTTCGCATGGATGTGCCCCAAGTTTACTACTGATTTCATAGTGATAGTTCCCCACAAAATGTGAATTGTTTGGAAAAGATCATTGACGAACCCGTGTATCATTCCAAACGTACATATGACTTTCTcccacagaaaacaaaagaatatattttgaagaatgttgatatcTGGACCCCAGGTGCCGGCGCTGTTTGGTgaccaaaatatcttcttttgtgttctgcggaagaaagtcacacaggtttgaaatgacaattcATAAATGACGACAGCatagtcatttttgggtgaactatcactttaaaaatcATGTAAACGCTTCCATTTCTTTTAAACctgtgtatttttgtgtctaCACGCAGCGTGTCGATTTCATCACTTCTGTGTGAATTTTATTCAGGGATGAAGAGCACTGCGTGTTTTAATGTCTGTGCGAACGCTTTTGCTAGCGTTTGAGTGCTTTAGAGCTTACGTAAATCCTCACGCAGCTCGCCGCTGTGTTTAATGTTCAGATTAAGGCCCACGCTGTCATTTACAGGCCTTAATATCATCAGATTACACCATTAAAGAGCAGCTAAACAAAACTGCCTGTAAATAACATCCGTCAAATGAAAGCGGCTAATGAAACAGCCATGGACTGCAGCAGGACATCTCACACTCCTAAAGCACTTTTTAGAGATAACATGCACCTGAAAATACACAGAATACTAGCCCCTAATGAGAATATAAAGCAGGCACGTGTCTCGGGTGATGCATGTCACATATACAGAATAATTCCTCATGCTTCTAGTTTCAGATagaaaatgtgtcaaaagtcAAATTTGCAAGGATAAATCTGCAATGAAGagttggatttttttatatttaaatatgacatATAGAActgttatatatattaatttaaatgactaTTATAGAGATGCTTGTTATTTTGAGCTATTTCAATGTGATTTCCACTGTATTGCCAGATAATATCCTGTCATATAACCCTAAaagtttattaaacaaagactaattatgaataaataagaaaaacattcaaatgcCTACATATATATCCAAAAAGCCTTTCTTGAGGCATCTGTgatatgattttataaaaagtGGTCGTACAAAACATAGAGTATATTACGAATTATGGTAATTAATaaggaataataataaataccataaatcatagaaaatgtaaaaatcgaTAAATTGTGCTGTatataaacttgccttgccttgtaCAGACGTTTAACCGCTCAAAAAAAAGAGGCAAAGTACATACTTTGTTTATTATGTGAATTAGATTGTGGTTTATCATTTAATGTAATTCTGTATTTGTGATTTTAACATTCACTATCAACCGCAGTCTCTCCGTTTATAAAGCGACGCTTTGTGGTTGAGGAATATCTGGAGCGGGTCACAGGTTCAGTGATGTTTCTCCGAGGTCTTTATGGGTGGCAGGGTTTGATCTTCCGCTCAGCGGTGAAATCTCTAACGAGTCCGGACAGCAGGAACAGCTGAAGCGTTTTAACAAGAGCAACACAAAAGCCCCTCACCTCCTCTACCTGCACTTTACCACAGCCTCTCTGGGCTTTTGCTTAAACCTTTCCATCTCATTTTTCTTCCTCTTGTGTCTTTGATCTTTGCCACCCGTTTCCACGTGAGCCTGACACACAACCGTCTGTGCGTCTGATTTAGAGCTTGTCGTGTGATTTCAGCGAAGCCTCTCGCACAGATGCGACTCTTTCAAGAGCAACTTTGGGTTTATGTGCCCTTGTATAAAACACGAATGCTTGGGGTTTGTGTGTCTTAGTTGTTCATTCTGTTTAAACTACTGACGtccatttaaaattaattttcaaCAATGAAAAAGCCAATGATAAGACAAGTGTTCATAACTTACAATTTTACTCGTATAATCGAAAATGTAATTAGAAAACGGAGGGTCATGAGTAATGGAATTGGTCGAGAAAATGACAATAAACCGATTTGATAATAATTAACTTTTcgttcttttttaaataattgaaatgatgGACAGAATAGTAATTAGAAAATATCATCACAAAgttaaattctctctctctctctctcttttgtctGCAGTTTAATTTTGTGGGTAAACTCCTGGGTCCCCGAGGGAACTCATTAAAAAGACTACAAGAGGACACACTGACCAAGATGTCCATCCTCGGGAAAGGATCCATGAGAGACAAAGAAAAGGTATTCTTCTTTCTCTACATTGATGGACTTTTATTTAAGTATAAGTTTCCTTTAAAATCCCTCTGTGCTGTTAATCTATCCGCACGGCTCACAAACTGATGGACACAGGGGCTTTTGTCCTGTTTTCTAACTCACTGTCTCATTGTCTCTGCTGTCACCGGTGAGAAGCAATCTGAATGATGTCAACAACTGCTCGATTGATGGTTTCTGATGGGCCCTGCCTCGTCCTGGAGAGAGggatataataataaaaataatgcaaagcTCAGCATCCTATCAGACGGAACAAAACAGGAAACACAGGGCagagaaacagacaaagagACGTCACTGTTACAGTATGCCACTAAATCAGCATCgaatttaaagtgacagttcacccaaaaattatatcataatttatgcaccctccagttgttccagatctgtatacattttgttgttctgatgaacacggagatatttggacgaatgcttgtaaccaaacagttcttggccaccattgactaccatattagaaaaaatgacaatggtagtcaatagtgccccagaactgtttgctttcctacattcttcataatatcttctttataaaagaaattctacggaacaaagaaatgtataaagcaatttctTCCTACAAAGATATCATTACAATCATGTTTTTGATTTTCTGATTGTGTGCGTGAACAGTTGTTGGTTCTGGGATGTTTCTAAGTGGCTCTTCCAGCGGTCATGTAGATACGTGCATGTATTAGCACGCTTGCGATTCTATCGACTGTTTACACAAGCGCTCCTTTTCCCTTCAGACAGCTCGTACAGAACTTGGGATGTTCTGGAAGGTTTTATCTACTAATTGGCCATGTTGTTATTGACTGCTGCACTGCTCCGGTCCTGTCAGAGTTTGGTGAACACGATctctggaggagagagagagagaatcgtGGCGTGTAAATTGGATGTGTTGAATTCTGATTCGCTCACCTGTCTGCTGGGCTTCTCACGAGTTTCCTCTGCGATGTTGCCCTGCAGCGGAGAGCACAGATTTGCTTAAAGCAAATCATTCCCTTTGATGTTCCAGAATTCGCTGAAACAAATTTTACAGAATATGTCAAACATCATTGATGGTAAACATACGTAAACATCCTAAACCCGGAGGGCACTTTTTGGAAACCGTTTAGTGCGTTTTAGAAATATACACAGGATGGTATAAAAAATATGAGATCATTTTGAAAATTGGgatttcaaaatgttattaaaacccAGAGAAATATGTAATGTTAGCTTGAGTGCAAGCTGTCAGAAAGGGGacatttagttttcatttttcaatgcATCTTTCTTATTGTTTTGCTGATTTtatacaacatttaaatttttgaaGTGCAAAATCAAAGCTTTGTGTATACCAgtgtaaacatttgtgtttatagaaACACTCTTACATTTACTGATCGACAGCTTGGCAGTGACGGAGAGGctcagagatgacatatttttctAGGCTGACCTGGAAGTAAGCGCCACGCTGGTTCTGTCGACCGAAAGCCAATACATTTTCCCCATAGATTTTTGGAAGAtcacaaaaaagtttaaaatgtttacacattttgatAATCTTAACAAATTAACAGAACATTTGTTAGTTTTGAAGCGAAAAaacaatcggcagaagtaaaaacTAACAAAATGCAATGTAAACGGACTACACTTCAGTTAGCTCGaaatcaacgtcaccaccaccaagcctccgacaactcattcaaactttattaaaaatgtgttccctggaatgtaattactctgtgaatgaatccaGATAtacgttttaagagatttgtgccctTGTTGCATATTTGCGAGCTTTATATGCGCGATGGTGTCTAACGTCCCAGCCAAAGgagtcgcttttagcaacttgttagcaaccgcaGTTTTTAAGATGCAATAAGGCGTTACAaaattggtgtgttttatcatgtcatagaataaaacgtgaCCATATTGAGAagttttgtttaccacagaccttaGTTTGGgggatttaccaaaaacccatttaaAAAACTCTGGAgtgatggaaccggaagtcctaaaatgctaactagcttccgggttttgcatacaaaaatacgtcatctctgggCCTCTCCATAGtaagcaatattttatttgaaacctttttttttacaattccaTCATATGTGTACATGGAGAATATTGACATTTGATCTCCATGTCAGTAAGTGGGATGTGCTTCAGGAGAGAagtccttaaagggacagttaacccaaaaatgttaattctgtcaaCATTGACGCAACCTCAAGttgctttaaatgtaaacatttatttattctgttgaacacaaaagatattttgaagagtgggagtcaatggtggcccagaactgtttggtccCAAACgtttttccaaatatccttctttgtgtttagcattACAATATAATGTATACAAGTTAGAAACAACTTTAGGGCGAGTGAATTAtgacatgtttttcatttttgggaaaactATCCCTTAAACATTCCGCAGCAAACTCGCATATACATCTGGGCGCCATTCTTTCCAGCTAATTTATGGTGAAtacaattaaaattctgtcctatatattttttgaatacCGTCTTTAATTCTTGTGGAAATATGtctcacacacaaaacagtccATTACTACATCTGCACTGTGTTGACCTCCTTCAACAAACGGCAGATTTCAGGAGGAAATTAGCATCTCATTTGCACAACAGCGACTGTCTTAAAGAGACATGATTAACTGCATGACATCAGAGGAAAAGCAGGAGACAAAAATAGCACATTTACTCCAAATGAGAAACTTTACAGTGAAGGAATCTAACACTGCTGCTAAACAAACAGAAAGCATTGACACCCCTGCACAGAGGCGAGCTGTATGTCTGACAGGTGGGCTGATGTCATTACGTCCTatgtgtctgtctcactgtgCTCGTTAAATTCCGCTTGTTTTGCTTTCCGATGGCTAGCGCTGGATACACCCCCCTTCAACCAGACTTACTGGCCACGAGTTAATGGAATTGCATttgtaattataattttaattgaattaaatatgcATGGCGTGAGctgtttaatcatttattctATGTGTTTATTCACATCTGGGATGTATGTGACATTTCAAAAGTGGTATATTTAGAAATCATTACAAAAGAAATGAGCTATTTCCGTTCGGGAGATTTTTTTGGTCATTCaggttaaatatttaaaacataattaaacattttaaagtcttCAGCCGAAATATGGAAGAAAGATGTATTAcatgtcaaaaatgtatttttagttaCTTCATAGCTTCAGCGGTAGTGGTTGAGCACAGCAGGGGCAATGCCAGCGTCCCGGATGATTACAGTGTACTAGTAAAGggtcaaacttaaatgtgctgttgCCAAATGTATATATggtaatgttttttcatttcaagGAGGAGGAACTTCGAAAGAGTGGCGAGGCAAAGTATCAACACCTCAATGAAGATCTTCACGTTCTGATCGAGGTCTTCGCCCCACCTGCAGAAGCATACGCTAGAATGGGTCACGCGCTGGAGGAGATTAAGAAATTCCTTATTCCGGTACATCCGTGCATATGGGTCCTCAACCTAATGCCAACAGGCCATCATCGTCTTATTCTGTATACActttaacaaattatttaaaaatatatattttattataatatctaATTGATATTTGAATAATGTTAgtatatatttgttaaaatgtatttaaaaatactataatttaatataataaatacagaaatgcaTAGCAATTTATGGGCAATTTCCAATGTAAGGATTGTTTTTCACTACACCATCCACCTAATGCTAGCAGTGCATACAGAATGTGTCCTGTTGAGTTAAATTATGTTTTGGTTTTGCGTGGCCATATTGTTTGTCAATGGACCATTACATCACGTTACAGCTCATTTACTAACGCTCGTGTGTTGTTTATCGTACAGGACTATAACGATGAGATCAGACATGCTCAACTACAGGAACTAACGTATCTGAACGGAGCCTCGGAGGACGCAAAGGTTCCCGCTGTGAGAGGAAAAACAAGCACGCGTGCACGAGGAACGCCAGCGGCAGGCGCGCACAGGTGCGACAGCAATTTTGCGCTCAAAATATGAGTGTATATTTGAGAAGTATTTTTTATCCACTTGCCACCTGCGATACAGATTAATGCCATTTAATTATGCAATTGCTGTTATTTAAGTGCAGGCATGAGCACGCcttcttttttaatgtaaatgaggCTTATTATAGATCGTGCCGTTATTCTCATTACTGTTTAGCTTGGGTAGTTAACGCCTACAAAAGCAGgtggtacattttttttaaatagaagaGTAGGCCTATATTGTCTATTGCTAATGACAACAGTAAGATGGTGTTCCTGttgaaaaatatatgttttgatgctggtttgaccagcttaaaccagctaaggaccagcacatgaccagcttaaaccagcacatgaactGCTTAAAtcagcaaaccagcatcaagacataccaaaccagcatatgcagtTTTAATGTCAGTTTTAATCTCTCTAGCTTCATGAAATGGGACCTAGGATGCTTTTAGCATCCCATGTGTTGAAGAATACCGTGTATGTCCTTTGTTGACTGTTATTCTTATTCTACATGCCGTTGTTTTCATAGAATGGTAATTTTGCTCCTCCATATACAGTTATTGCATTTTTGTGCACAAAACTAATTTCCTTCAGATAAGCATTTGCCTTTAAATCACTTATTCTTAACGTAAGGAACTTTATCGTATACGTGTGTCTATATTTTAactgtgttttgtaaatgttgaaacatTAGCTAAAGTGTCTGCTTCGCAGGGGTAGGGGAGGGGTTCCTCCTCCTCATGCTGCTGTTCCACGCGGGGCGGCGCCCAGAGGAGCTCCGCCCAGCAGAGTTCCGTCCAGCAGAGCCAGGGGCGTTCCCTCACAGAGAGCGAGAGGAGCTCCGCCCCCAGCAGGATACAGACCCCCCCCTCCGGCGGTACAGGATACATACAGTGAATATGTAAGTGCACAAGCGTTCGTATCTCCGGAGATCGTTTCCATGTCATGCATTATCcggatttatattttatgtatacgTTTATTCACAGACTGGTACATACAGTGTGCAAGAGCTGAAATAATTCAAAATGATTGTGTGTTAAAATGCCAAATGCACACAGATAGCATTTGTGCAAGCTAATATTTCCCACAACCCCTTGCGATAGAGATAAGAGTTTATTGATGTAGCATCAAGACGCCCTTTGGTATGTCGTAGCTAATACTGTATGGTTTTTGGCATTCTACTGATCTCATTTTGGCTGGATTTTATTAAGTAAGCCTTCATTGATGCTGAGCCTTTTGGATTTtattaggattttttttcacTCTGTTCATGGATCATAAAGGTGTGTTTTGGAAACCTGTTGGCATTAATGCATTCTGTTTGGTGATGCTGCTAGAGATGAAAAGTTCCACTTAGATTAAGTAATTACTCTGCCCAGACAGAAAAAAGTGAACTATTATTTAtgtctgtaatttttttatattgtcgCCATTTTTCAAATCCttaaattacataaacaaacacaacagccgCTTATGGAACAAACAGTTTTCCAACACTACAGTCATTCATCAGTCGTAATGGAACAGTACGTGATATGACCGCCTTTTGGAATCGTCCTAAATCATTTCATCTGCTTGATCTACTTGTGTTTTCTTTCCAATTACGTGAAAGAATTGTCTTATTTGTTTCCAGCGTCTGACACTGTTATAGATTTCCTCTGCTGGGAGTTTTAATTTATCAGCGAGAGTTGCAAAACATCCGCTTCGAATACATTCGGCGCTTATTTGAACGCTCGCCAAACCCACTCGACGTTGTGCGTCTCTGTGCTCTTTTGGTTCGGTTGTGGCATGTTTAACAGATGGCGGGCTCGGAGAGGTGGGTGGAGCTGGCGCAGTGCCCTGCAGTGGCCATATCTAACCAGATCTGACAGGTTTATTTAGAGGTGCCCATTCCTACGCGCTCGGGTCAGAAGCAACGACTTCACCACCAGCTGTTGCCCATCATTCCGGCCGTCTCGAAACAGGCGTCTGTGCAGGAACCTGAAACATGGGAGCGATCGGAACATCTGCGCGATGATAAATCTACATCTGACACTGTGAATCAGTGTTAACGTGATCTGCAAGAAAGActgaattcttcaaaataaaaatgagtttttctcaaaaagaaaatgattagCATCATGAGACGTCACTAAGAGAccttgtttacatttacactaTCCAGatccttttatattttatgcatttatatttaccagatgctgttttatttcataagcTCATCTTCTTTTTCGGTTTCTAGGTTTACAGCGGCTAGCCAATCAGATCTGTTCTCTGCCAGACAAAAACTGCCTGATTAATATATCTGACCTGAACGCAGTCGCATCTGGATCCGACAGCCAGTTGATCAGATTACGTTTCTTATCATGTTCTGGGAATTAACCGAGGTCCGCGCCAATAGCCTCTTATGCgattttaaaaacagctttatCAGATTACCTGCGAATCAATGagccaaaatacattttccagtCGCG comes from Triplophysa dalaica isolate WHDGS20190420 chromosome 25, ASM1584641v1, whole genome shotgun sequence and encodes:
- the khdrbs3 gene encoding KH domain-containing, RNA-binding, signal transduction-associated protein 3 isoform X1 codes for the protein MTGTCLVCFRTKEGYLSFRLCPQAFYWTGRTGEMDIEKYLPQLMAEKDSLDPSFQQSLRLLDQEIEKFQKDEDKEDEKFIDVVINKNMKLGQKVLIPVKQFPKFNFVGKLLGPRGNSLKRLQEDTLTKMSILGKGSMRDKEKEEELRKSGEAKYQHLNEDLHVLIEVFAPPAEAYARMGHALEEIKKFLIPDYNDEIRHAQLQELTYLNGASEDAKVPAVRGKTSTRARGTPAAGAHRGRGGVPPPHAAVPRGAAPRGAPPSRVPSSRARGVPSQRARGAPPPAGYRPPPPAVQDTYSEYEYDDGYGTAYDDLGYDSYDNSYSNQAQNAEDYYEYSHGMSGESYESYGPEEWTNGRKKAPPSRTSKGVYREQPYSRF
- the khdrbs3 gene encoding KH domain-containing, RNA-binding, signal transduction-associated protein 3 isoform X2; protein product: MTGTCLVCFRTKEGYLSFRLCPQAFYWTGRTGEMDIEKYLPQLMAEKDSLDPSFQQSLRLLDQEIEKFQKDEDKEDEKFIDVVINKNMKLGQKVLIPVKQFPKFNFVGKLLGPRGNSLKRLQEDTLTKMSILGKGSMRDKEKEEELRKSGEAKYQHLNEDLHVLIEVFAPPAEAYARMGHALEEIKKFLIPDYNDEIRHAQLQELTYLNGASEDAKVPAVRGKTSTRARGTPAAGAHRGGVPPPHAAVPRGAAPRGAPPSRVPSSRARGVPSQRARGAPPPAGYRPPPPAVQDTYSEYEYDDGYGTAYDDLGYDSYDNSYSNQAQNAEDYYEYSHGMSGESYESYGPEEWTNGRKKAPPSRTSKGVYREQPYSRF